Proteins from a genomic interval of Haloferax marinisediminis:
- a CDS encoding SHOCT domain-containing protein gives MTDIERRDGTLSDDGDELSTLADQAEGASVTPEGLAAVTGTGSTTLRDILDTDELPQYLLEGTMLDIVTGDEPARKMAGRDGSTYTLFTDRAVHFVVQYPDRLDTRTTPYETIRAVTIQTVGQNIRLQVETAGVSYVAYPSATSVEECKAAVEFAEKQVEESAASGDRVGKSGEVLDALERLAALRDRGALTDEEFESKKADLLDRL, from the coding sequence ATGACCGACATCGAACGGCGTGACGGGACGCTTTCTGACGACGGAGACGAGTTGTCGACCCTTGCCGACCAAGCGGAGGGTGCGTCGGTCACGCCGGAGGGGCTCGCAGCGGTGACTGGTACGGGTTCGACTACGCTCAGAGATATTCTCGACACGGACGAACTCCCACAGTATCTTCTCGAAGGGACGATGCTCGACATCGTAACTGGAGACGAACCGGCGCGAAAGATGGCGGGTCGAGACGGGTCGACGTACACGCTCTTCACAGACCGTGCCGTCCACTTCGTCGTTCAGTATCCTGACCGACTCGACACACGAACCACACCGTACGAAACCATCCGTGCGGTGACCATCCAGACGGTCGGCCAGAACATTCGGCTTCAGGTCGAGACAGCAGGCGTCAGTTACGTCGCGTACCCGTCGGCGACGTCGGTCGAAGAATGCAAAGCTGCTGTCGAGTTTGCAGAAAAGCAGGTGGAGGAATCGGCAGCCAGTGGTGACCGCGTCGGGAAGTCTGGTGAGGTGCTCGACGCCCTCGAACGACTCGCTGCTCTGCGTGACCGTGGTGCTCTCACCGACGAAGAGTTCGAGTCGAAGAAGGCCGACCTCCTCGACCGACTCTAA
- a CDS encoding GNAT family N-acetyltransferase, with protein MSETHVAELTNEAEWMDAYPVLSELRPVDEETYLQYLRTMAGEGYRLFALFEDDEILAVAGVRMSTTLYHGKHAWVYDLVTREDRRSEGHGRRLLTFVEDWARDHDCAVLELASGLWRDDAHRFYEEHTGYDRYCYTFKKDLM; from the coding sequence ATGTCCGAGACCCACGTGGCCGAACTCACGAACGAAGCGGAGTGGATGGATGCGTATCCCGTCCTCTCTGAACTACGCCCTGTCGACGAGGAGACGTACCTCCAGTATCTTCGGACGATGGCAGGAGAGGGCTACCGTCTGTTCGCTCTCTTCGAGGATGACGAAATCCTCGCTGTCGCTGGCGTCCGAATGTCGACTACCCTCTATCACGGAAAACACGCGTGGGTGTACGACCTCGTCACTCGCGAGGACCGACGTTCGGAGGGACATGGTCGACGGCTCCTCACGTTCGTCGAAGACTGGGCAAGGGACCACGACTGTGCTGTCCTCGAACTCGCCTCGGGTCTCTGGAGAGACGATGCACACCGGTTCTACGAGGAACATACAGGGTACGACCGCTACTGCTACACGTTCAAGAAAGACCTGATGTAG
- a CDS encoding hydantoinase/oxoprolinase family protein — protein MHSNSNSGNGIRVGVDVGGTNTDVILVAGDDEYIFKTPSTDDPSVSTVTGITEVCKIADIEPSEVDQILHGTTVATNALIENEGAKTGLLTTKGFRDVLHIGRHRKPHSFSLQQTIPWQENPIVKRRHRKEVTERIHPPGEVITPLDEDEVLQATEELVNDGIESIAVCYLHSYLNRDHENRTKELILEHYPDIHVSTSSDVVAQFREFERFTTTAINARLEPVMSTYLNRLQERLAEEGFDAEVLIMQSNGGMASVQNVAEKPVTTLVSGPAAGVLSAEFEGNNVGQPNLIMLDMGGTSADISVIPGRVLERDPRDSTVGGYPTISPMLDIATIGAGGGSIAWFDGAMGFNVGPKSAGANPGPACYARGNDQPTTTDAQVVLGRIDPQTFLGGNLDLDPSLSRDALQTQLCDRAEQARFETPERAALATLEVANTNMYRAIREQTVQRGYDPREYTIVAFGGAGPMHAASIADELEVGTVLIPPSPGIASARGLLTGNVKYDYQQTVSSPLDEVDGNYIDEAFDELVARGRAQLERDEIDESQWTFRQSVDCLYEGQGYELNVDFDGTDGDWHARVRERFEEKHETEYGHYFEKDPVELLNLRVTAVGDIQSYVPATLDEGDEDPSAAQTTEATVYFGTSDAPAEMTVSRFDREQLKVGNVISGPAIVDEFDSTVVVHPGWTATVLANGSIELQKGD, from the coding sequence ATGCATAGCAATAGCAATAGTGGTAATGGAATCCGTGTCGGTGTTGACGTTGGTGGTACGAATACAGACGTCATCCTCGTCGCAGGGGACGACGAATATATTTTCAAGACACCCTCGACCGACGACCCGTCCGTCTCGACCGTCACTGGCATCACTGAAGTATGTAAAATTGCAGATATCGAGCCGTCGGAAGTGGACCAAATTCTCCACGGGACAACCGTGGCAACGAACGCACTCATCGAGAACGAAGGTGCAAAGACAGGTCTATTGACGACGAAAGGATTCCGCGACGTCCTCCACATTGGACGACACCGCAAGCCACACAGTTTCTCTCTCCAGCAGACCATCCCGTGGCAAGAGAATCCAATCGTCAAACGACGACACCGGAAGGAAGTAACAGAACGAATCCATCCACCCGGGGAGGTTATCACCCCACTCGACGAGGACGAAGTCCTGCAGGCGACAGAAGAACTCGTAAACGACGGCATCGAATCTATCGCAGTCTGTTATCTTCACTCGTACCTCAACCGTGACCACGAAAACCGAACGAAAGAGCTGATTCTCGAACACTATCCGGACATTCACGTCTCGACGTCGAGCGACGTCGTGGCCCAGTTCCGAGAATTCGAGCGGTTTACGACGACGGCGATCAACGCACGCCTCGAGCCCGTGATGTCTACGTACCTCAACCGTCTCCAAGAACGCCTCGCAGAGGAAGGGTTCGACGCCGAGGTTCTCATTATGCAGTCGAACGGGGGGATGGCGAGTGTACAAAACGTCGCTGAGAAGCCGGTGACGACGCTCGTCTCTGGGCCTGCTGCAGGCGTTCTCTCTGCTGAGTTCGAAGGGAACAACGTCGGTCAACCGAACCTCATTATGTTGGACATGGGCGGAACGAGCGCCGACATCTCAGTTATCCCCGGCCGTGTCCTCGAACGCGACCCCCGTGACAGTACTGTCGGTGGCTACCCAACGATTTCGCCGATGCTCGACATCGCGACGATTGGTGCGGGTGGCGGGTCTATCGCCTGGTTCGACGGTGCAATGGGATTCAACGTCGGTCCGAAGAGTGCCGGCGCAAACCCCGGGCCAGCCTGTTACGCACGAGGGAACGACCAACCGACGACGACCGACGCACAAGTCGTTCTGGGTCGAATCGACCCCCAGACGTTCCTCGGTGGAAACCTTGACCTCGACCCAAGCCTCTCGCGAGACGCGCTTCAGACACAACTCTGCGACCGCGCCGAGCAAGCCCGATTCGAGACACCCGAACGGGCCGCCCTCGCCACACTCGAAGTGGCGAACACGAACATGTATCGCGCCATCCGCGAACAGACTGTCCAACGCGGGTACGACCCACGTGAGTACACGATTGTCGCGTTCGGAGGTGCCGGTCCGATGCACGCCGCAAGCATCGCCGACGAACTCGAAGTCGGTACCGTGCTCATCCCACCATCTCCCGGTATCGCCTCAGCACGAGGACTTCTGACGGGGAACGTCAAGTACGACTACCAACAGACGGTGAGTAGCCCACTCGACGAAGTCGACGGGAACTACATCGACGAGGCATTCGACGAACTGGTCGCTCGTGGTCGTGCCCAACTCGAGCGAGACGAAATCGACGAATCGCAGTGGACGTTCCGTCAGTCTGTCGATTGTCTGTACGAGGGACAGGGCTACGAGTTGAACGTCGACTTCGACGGCACCGATGGCGACTGGCACGCGCGAGTCCGCGAACGATTCGAGGAGAAACACGAGACAGAGTACGGCCACTACTTCGAGAAGGACCCGGTCGAACTTCTCAACCTGCGTGTGACGGCCGTCGGCGACATCCAATCCTACGTCCCGGCGACGCTCGACGAGGGTGACGAAGACCCCTCGGCGGCCCAGACGACCGAGGCGACCGTGTACTTCGGTACGTCCGACGCACCGGCAGAGATGACTGTCTCGAGATTTGACCGCGAACAACTGAAGGTTGGAAACGTAATCTCCGGCCCGGCCATCGTCGACGAGTTCGACAGCACGGTGGTCGTACATCCCGGTTGGACGGCAACTGTGCTGGCCAACGGGTCCATCGAACTGCAGAAGGGAGACTGA
- a CDS encoding hydantoinase B/oxoprolinase family protein: MSTESHDSDDSTYEPSAADILRERDIDPVTMQVIGGELDTIAQEMAYKLIRSSYSSIIRESEDMGAGIFTTDCRELCESDSTPMHVGSLIGYLDGMYKTFEERGIEREDAIKEGDVFIHNHPHYGASHSPDIAVAVPIFYNGEHIAWAANTAHHLDIGSATPGLAIDLEDMYAEGSLFRATKVYDEGERVDEIWNFIQDNVRTPREVIGDLQAQISSCNVGKDRYLALVEKYGLEEIQQAGEALMDYAEALLRNEIRKIPDGTYYAEDYLDDDGRNRGKRLKIAVEVTVDGSDITVDMSKSADQTPTGYNIPFHGSTDVCIYFTIRSILMDTFVRDEYLPQNSGTFEPVHPKARPGCMFNPTPPTSAFARINQVDKMSDLIIQALAEAIPDKVCAGTCGQVYFVSYGGTNDEGEYWVYLEVNEGSYGGRPAADGLDAVDALVHNTKNRPVEDIELSHPMRVEHYSLREDGHGAGRHRGGHGIVRESTFLTNAVMTMEGDGNTYRPHGLFGGGEGTHGDLKHIKANGEVIDLNSKESGYKFEAGDRVLIKTASGGGYGDPHERPSEQVYEDYLDGLVSVEEARENYGVVIEDGELDVGATAELRSA; the protein is encoded by the coding sequence ATGAGTACTGAAAGCCACGATAGCGACGACAGCACGTACGAACCGAGCGCAGCGGACATCCTCCGCGAGCGAGATATCGACCCGGTGACGATGCAAGTCATCGGCGGAGAACTCGACACCATCGCCCAGGAGATGGCCTACAAACTCATCCGGTCGTCGTACTCCTCGATTATCCGAGAGAGCGAAGACATGGGTGCAGGCATCTTCACGACCGACTGCCGCGAACTCTGTGAGAGTGACTCCACACCGATGCACGTCGGGTCACTCATCGGGTATCTCGACGGGATGTACAAAACGTTCGAAGAGCGCGGCATCGAACGAGAAGACGCAATCAAAGAGGGTGACGTATTCATCCACAACCACCCACACTACGGAGCGAGTCACTCACCCGACATCGCGGTTGCGGTGCCCATCTTCTACAACGGAGAACACATCGCGTGGGCGGCCAACACTGCGCACCACCTCGACATCGGGTCTGCGACACCCGGACTTGCCATCGACCTCGAAGACATGTACGCAGAGGGAAGCCTCTTCCGTGCGACCAAAGTGTACGACGAGGGCGAGCGGGTAGACGAGATATGGAACTTCATCCAAGACAACGTTCGAACGCCACGTGAGGTCATCGGCGACCTCCAAGCCCAGATTTCCTCGTGTAACGTCGGAAAAGACCGATATCTCGCACTCGTCGAGAAGTACGGTCTCGAAGAGATTCAGCAGGCGGGCGAGGCGCTCATGGACTACGCCGAGGCGCTCCTCCGCAACGAGATTCGGAAGATTCCCGACGGAACGTACTACGCAGAAGACTACCTCGACGACGACGGCCGCAACCGTGGGAAGCGTCTGAAAATCGCAGTCGAGGTGACCGTCGATGGGAGCGACATCACCGTCGACATGAGCAAGTCGGCCGACCAGACGCCAACCGGATACAACATCCCGTTCCACGGGTCGACAGACGTCTGTATCTACTTCACGATTCGGTCGATACTGATGGATACGTTCGTCCGCGACGAGTATCTCCCACAGAACTCCGGGACGTTCGAACCGGTACACCCGAAAGCGAGACCGGGCTGTATGTTCAACCCGACGCCACCAACGTCGGCGTTCGCTCGCATCAACCAAGTGGACAAGATGAGTGACCTCATCATCCAGGCGCTCGCCGAAGCGATTCCCGACAAAGTGTGCGCCGGCACGTGCGGACAGGTGTACTTCGTCAGTTACGGTGGAACGAACGACGAAGGCGAGTACTGGGTGTACCTCGAAGTGAACGAAGGGTCGTACGGCGGACGACCGGCCGCCGACGGACTCGACGCCGTCGATGCACTCGTCCACAACACGAAGAACCGGCCAGTCGAAGACATCGAACTCTCACATCCGATGCGTGTCGAGCACTACAGTCTCCGAGAGGACGGCCACGGCGCCGGCAGACACCGTGGAGGACACGGTATCGTCCGTGAGTCGACCTTCCTGACGAACGCGGTGATGACGATGGAAGGAGACGGAAACACCTACCGTCCACACGGTCTGTTCGGCGGTGGCGAGGGGACACACGGTGACCTCAAGCACATCAAAGCAAACGGAGAAGTCATCGACCTCAACTCGAAAGAGTCCGGGTACAAATTCGAAGCAGGCGACAGAGTTCTCATCAAAACGGCGAGTGGCGGTGGCTACGGTGACCCACACGAACGACCCTCTGAACAGGTCTACGAAGACTACCTCGATGGACTCGTCTCTGTCGAAGAAGCCCGAGAAAACTACGGTGTCGTCATCGAAGACGGTGAACTCGACGTGGGAGCAACCGCAGAGCTCCGGTCTGCCTGA
- a CDS encoding MmgE/PrpD family protein, with amino-acid sequence MSSPPRVHAEQPERTLAAFVADLTFDDVPPDAVETIERAFVDTVGVTLAGVRADAGVRAASVATSLTPTADGVSVLGTGETASLTDATLANGTAGHALDFDDLSWAMDGHPSVPLVAPILALAEHLDSSGEDVITAFAAGFETECYVAEPVSPTHYERGWHPTATFGTFGATAAAATLLDLDVGETQVALGIAASMPSGLKRNFGTMTKPLHAGLAGRSGITAALLAAEGFTAEETAISGPRGFWDLYADGAERRADPPGDPWRLVETGISIKAYPCCYFTHTSIAAVETLVEAHSISHEDIDRIEVVTSRGAGDALVYPEPKSGLEGKFSMEYAVACAATRDRVDLDAFTDDALDDAAVQRVRALVSFEVDESLPYKSNRTNVRLTTTDGTTVEETQSIPPGTPETPLSEAELRAKFVDCATRSVSTSVAETTFERLLSLRDEESVRDVLAPL; translated from the coding sequence ATGTCATCTCCGCCGAGAGTACACGCAGAGCAACCAGAGCGAACGCTCGCCGCGTTCGTTGCAGACCTGACGTTCGACGACGTTCCACCCGACGCTGTCGAGACAATCGAACGGGCATTCGTCGACACAGTGGGCGTCACATTGGCTGGGGTTCGTGCCGACGCAGGAGTCCGCGCCGCCAGCGTTGCCACGTCACTCACCCCGACTGCTGACGGAGTGTCTGTGCTCGGGACGGGTGAGACGGCATCACTCACCGATGCCACACTCGCAAACGGCACCGCTGGTCACGCACTCGACTTCGACGACCTCTCGTGGGCCATGGACGGACACCCGAGTGTCCCACTCGTCGCCCCAATTCTCGCATTGGCTGAGCATCTCGACTCCTCTGGGGAGGACGTCATCACTGCCTTCGCCGCTGGGTTCGAGACCGAGTGTTACGTCGCCGAACCGGTCAGTCCGACCCACTACGAACGCGGGTGGCACCCGACAGCGACGTTCGGGACGTTTGGTGCGACAGCGGCAGCCGCGACGCTGCTCGACCTGGACGTCGGTGAGACCCAAGTCGCACTCGGCATCGCCGCATCGATGCCGTCTGGGCTAAAGCGGAACTTCGGGACGATGACGAAACCACTCCACGCTGGACTCGCCGGTCGGTCAGGCATCACAGCGGCGCTCCTCGCCGCAGAGGGGTTCACTGCCGAAGAGACTGCCATTAGCGGCCCTCGTGGGTTTTGGGACCTCTACGCGGACGGAGCAGAACGGCGTGCAGACCCACCGGGCGACCCGTGGCGACTCGTCGAGACGGGCATCAGCATCAAGGCGTATCCGTGCTGTTATTTCACGCATACCTCCATCGCTGCCGTCGAAACGCTCGTCGAAGCACACAGTATCTCTCACGAGGACATCGACCGAATCGAGGTGGTCACGTCACGAGGCGCGGGCGACGCGCTCGTCTATCCAGAACCGAAGAGTGGGCTCGAAGGGAAGTTCTCGATGGAGTACGCCGTCGCGTGTGCCGCCACTCGTGACAGGGTCGACCTCGACGCGTTCACCGACGACGCCCTCGACGACGCGGCAGTCCAACGCGTTCGTGCGCTGGTGTCGTTCGAGGTGGACGAATCGCTCCCCTACAAATCGAATCGAACGAACGTTCGTCTCACCACGACTGACGGAACGACGGTCGAAGAGACACAGTCGATTCCACCGGGAACGCCGGAGACGCCGCTCTCGGAAGCAGAACTCAGAGCGAAGTTCGTCGACTGTGCGACCCGTTCTGTCTCGACGTCGGTGGCGGAGACGACGTTCGAACGGTTGTTGTCACTTCGTGACGAGGAGAGCGTTCGAGACGTACTCGCACCGCTCTGA
- a CDS encoding universal stress protein — translation MIEHILIAIGEKRMHVEEVTEHAVEIASAVGADITLLRVYPKGEFEKRLEEFSYDSADPTDIAKRNSQVRDAAHIVRDAGLELTIAGVVGNPGTEVVSYVEEHDIDHVFIGGRRRSPTGKALMGSTSQEILLGLSVPCTVLKLG, via the coding sequence ATGATTGAACACATTCTCATTGCAATCGGTGAGAAACGGATGCACGTCGAGGAAGTAACCGAACACGCCGTGGAAATTGCATCTGCTGTTGGCGCTGACATCACCTTGTTACGTGTGTACCCGAAAGGTGAGTTCGAAAAACGACTGGAAGAGTTCAGTTACGACTCCGCAGACCCCACTGACATCGCGAAACGAAACTCGCAGGTCAGAGACGCAGCGCATATCGTTCGGGACGCCGGTCTCGAGTTGACGATCGCTGGTGTCGTTGGAAACCCCGGAACTGAGGTGGTCTCGTACGTGGAGGAACACGATATCGACCACGTCTTCATCGGCGGGCGAAGGCGGTCACCGACCGGAAAAGCGCTCATGGGAAGTACCAGTCAGGAGATTCTCCTTGGCCTGTCGGTTCCGTGTACGGTGCTAAAGTTGGGGTGA